The following is a genomic window from Actinomadura sp. WMMB 499.
AAAACCCCCGAGGCCGTGCACCTAGCGGCCGACCCCCCAGAAAGGACCCGGGCAATGCGCAAGGGGATCCTCCGCCTGGCGGCGGCCTCCGCCGCCGCGGCGGTGTCGCTGACGTCGCTCACCGCGTGCGGGGACGACTCCGGTGACGCCTCGACCGGTGCTGCCGAGGGCAAGATCGGTGTGATCCTGCCCGACACGACGTCTTCGGACCGCTACGAGAGCTTCGACCGTCCGTACCTGGCGGAGGCGTTCAAGGCCGCCGGCGTCGAGTACGACATCCAGAACGCCGAGGGCTCCGCACAGCGGTTCCAGACGATCGCCGAGCAGATGCTCACCAACGGCGTCACCGTCCTGGTCGTGGACGGCATCGACTCCAACTCCGCCGCCGCCGTGCAGCGCCTGGCGCAGAACCGCGGCGTGCCGACGATCGACTACGACCGGCTCACGCTCGGCGGCGTCTCCGACTACTACGTGTCGTTCGACAACGTGAAGGTGGGCGAGGCGCTCGGCAAGGGCCTCCAGCAGTGCCTCGGTGACGAGGCGTCCAACATCGTCTACCTGAACGGCGCGCCGACCGACAACAACGCGACGCTGTTCTCGCAGGGCTACCACGGCGTCCTGGACCAGGTCTCCAACTACAAGAAGGTCGCCGAGCAGGCCGTTCCGGACTGGAAGGCCGAGAACGCCGCCACGATCTTCGAGCAGATGTGGACCGAGCAGAAGGGCGAGATCGACGGCGTGCTCGCCGCCAACGACGGCATCGGCAACGCGGTCATCTCGATCCTGAAGAAGAACCGGGCCGCCGGGGACGTCGCCGTCACCGGCCAGGACGCGACGCTGCAGGGCCTCCAGAACATCCTGGACGGCAACCAGTGCATGACCGTCTACAAGCCGATCAAGCAGGAGGCGGACGCCGCCGCGAAGCTCGCGGTGTCGCTGCTCAAGGGTGAGAAGGGCGAGACGAACGGCACCGTCAAGGACCCGAAGGGCAACCGGGACGTGCCGTCGGTGCTGCTCGAGCCGATCTCCGTGACCGAGGAGAACATCAAGCAGGTCGTCGACGACGGCTTCGTGAAGGCCGCGGAGCTGTGCGCGGGCGCCTACGCGCAGAAGTGCAAGGACGCCGGCGTCCAGTGACGCCCCGTTGACCTCGTGGCGGGCCCCGCTCCCCGAGAGCGCCCCGGGTGCCCGGAACCCCGGGACGCGTGGGGGCCCGCCACGGGCACGACCCCTGGAAGGAAACACGTGGCAGACAACGGTGACCCCGTACTGCGCCTGACCGGGCTGAACAAGAGCTTCGGCCCCGTCCACGTGCTGCACGACGTGGACTTCGCCGTGCGGCGCGGCGAGGTGATGGCCCTGGTCGGCGACAACGGCGCCGGGAAGTCCACCCTCATCAAGTGCATCGCCGGGATCCACCCCGTCGACTCGGGCCGGATCGAGTTCGAGGGCCGCGCGGTGTCCATCGACGGCCCGCGCGCCGCCGCCGACCTCGGCATCGAGGTCGTCTACCAGGACCTCGCGCTCGCCGACAACCTCGACATCGTGCAGAACATGTTCCTCGGCCGCGAGCGGCGCAAGTTCGCCGTGCTGGACGAGGCGTCGATGGAGAAGGCGGCCCGGGAGACCCTCGCCCGGCTGTCGGTGCGGACGGTCAAGTCGGTGCGGCAGCAGGTGTCGAACCTGTCCGGCGGGCAGCGGCAGACGGTCGCGATCGCCAAGGCCGCCCTCTGGGAGTCGAAGGTCGTCATCCTGGACGAGCCGACGGCCGCGCTGGGCGTCGCGCAGACCGAGCAGGTGCTGGGCCTGGTGCGGCGGCTCGCCGACACCGGCCACGCCGTCGTGCTGATCTCGCACAACATGAACGACGTGTTCCAGGTGGCCGACCGCATCACCGCCCTGTACCTCGGACGGGTCGCGGCGGACGTCGCGCGCTCCGAGGTCACCCACGGCCAGGTCGTGGAGCTCATCACCGCCGGCCGTTCCGGCGATCTCGGCCTCGCGCCGACGACCGCCGCCGAGAACATCTGAAGGGGCGCCAGGTGTCCACCGAAATCCCCGAAGGCAAGAAGACCGCAGTGAAGCTGGCGGACTCGGACTTCGCCACCGACCTGCGCGAG
Proteins encoded in this region:
- a CDS encoding ATP-binding cassette domain-containing protein, whose translation is MADNGDPVLRLTGLNKSFGPVHVLHDVDFAVRRGEVMALVGDNGAGKSTLIKCIAGIHPVDSGRIEFEGRAVSIDGPRAAADLGIEVVYQDLALADNLDIVQNMFLGRERRKFAVLDEASMEKAARETLARLSVRTVKSVRQQVSNLSGGQRQTVAIAKAALWESKVVILDEPTAALGVAQTEQVLGLVRRLADTGHAVVLISHNMNDVFQVADRITALYLGRVAADVARSEVTHGQVVELITAGRSGDLGLAPTTAAENI
- a CDS encoding sugar ABC transporter substrate-binding protein, whose amino-acid sequence is MRKGILRLAAASAAAAVSLTSLTACGDDSGDASTGAAEGKIGVILPDTTSSDRYESFDRPYLAEAFKAAGVEYDIQNAEGSAQRFQTIAEQMLTNGVTVLVVDGIDSNSAAAVQRLAQNRGVPTIDYDRLTLGGVSDYYVSFDNVKVGEALGKGLQQCLGDEASNIVYLNGAPTDNNATLFSQGYHGVLDQVSNYKKVAEQAVPDWKAENAATIFEQMWTEQKGEIDGVLAANDGIGNAVISILKKNRAAGDVAVTGQDATLQGLQNILDGNQCMTVYKPIKQEADAAAKLAVSLLKGEKGETNGTVKDPKGNRDVPSVLLEPISVTEENIKQVVDDGFVKAAELCAGAYAQKCKDAGVQ